A region from the Hydra vulgaris chromosome 08, alternate assembly HydraT2T_AEP genome encodes:
- the LOC136082969 gene encoding uncharacterized protein LOC136082969 — protein sequence MNENSVTTVRYAVGMTDRFKVEVGPNQGSALSPFLFVIVMDRLTDEVRQESPWTMMFADDIVICSESREQVEVNLERWRYALESRGMKVSRSKTEYMCVNERADGGQVQLQGVDLVKVDKFTYLGSRVQSNGGSEREVKKRVQAGWCG from the coding sequence ATGAATGAGAACAGTGTGACAACAGTGAGATATGCAGTAGGAATGACAGACAGGTTTAAAGTGGAGGTAGGACCAAATCAGGGATCAGCCCTGAGTCCTTTCCTGTTCGTAATTGTCATGGACAGACTTACGGACGAAGTTAGACAGGAGTCCCCTTGGACTAtgatgtttgctgatgacattGTGATCTGTAGTGAGAGTAGGGAGCAAGTGGAGGTAAACTTGGAAAGATGGAGGTATGCTTTGGAAAGCAGGGGAATGAAAGTGAGCAGGAGTAAAACAGAGTACATGTGTGTGAATGAGAGGGCAGACGGTGGACAGGTCCAGTTACAAGGAGTTGATTTGGTGAAGGTTGACAAGTTTACCTACTTAGGGTCGAGGGTACAGAGTAATGGAGGAAGTGAAAGAGAGGTAAAGAAGAGAGTGCAGGCAGGGTGGTGTGGATGA
- the LOC136082970 gene encoding uncharacterized protein LOC136082970 codes for MKRNGVGVILKEEFSKSVVEVKRVSGRVICVKLEIDGVGMNVISAYAPQVGCDMEKKEEFWKELDEVVLQVPIEEKMILGADFNGHVGEGNSGDEEVMGRYGVKERNTEGQMVVYFAKRIKMAVVNTYFKKKEKHRVTHKSDGRGTQVDYILCRRRNLKEVSDCKVVPGESVAKQHRMVKCRMVSEVKKKKRVRAEPKIRWWKLKDEDCCVKFRDEVRQALGGGALDTWDVQSCINYRGIKFISHSLKIW; via the coding sequence ATGAAGAGAAATGGAGTAGGGGTAATTCTGAAAGAGGAGTTTAGTAAGAGTGTAGTGGAGGTAAAGAGAGTAAGTGGCAGAGTGATCTGTGTAAAGTTAGAGATTGATGGGGTGGGAATGAATGTCATCAGTGCTTATGCTCCTCAGGTAGGTTGTGATATGGAGAAGAAAGAAGAATTTTGGAAAGAGTTAGACGAAGTTGTTCTGCAGGTTCCTATAGAAGAGAAAATGATTCTCGGAGCAGATTTTAATGGACATGTTGGTGAAGGCAACAGTGGTGATGAGGAGGTGATGGGTAGGTATGGGGTTAAAGAAAGGAATACAGAAGGACAAATGGTGGTATATTTTGCTAAAAGGATAAAGATGGCTGTAGTTAAcacttattttaagaaaaaggaAAAGCACAGGGTGACGCATAAGAGTGATGGAAGAGGCACACAGGTCGACTATATCCTCTGTAGGAGAAGAAACCTGAAAGAGGTTAGTGATTGCAAGGTGGTACCAGGAGAGAGTGTAGCTAAACAGCATAGGATGGTGAAATGTAGAATGGTTTCGGAGGTGAAGAAGAAGAAGAGAGTGAGAGCAGAACCTAAGATCAGGTGGTGGAAGTTAAAAGATGAGGACTGTTGTGTAAAATTTAGGGATGAGGTGAGACAAGCACTGGGTGGTGGCGCTCTGGATACCTGGGACGTTCAGAGCTGTATTAATTACAGGGGAATAAAGTTTATCAGTCACAGCCTGAAAATCTGGTAA